The window CGCCAGCAGTTGTCCGAATTCGAATTTGCCTACACCGGCAAGTTCGCGGGCCTTTCCGAAAGCAAGCACCCCATCCGCGTAAAGCGTTACGGCTAGTTCCTCACATAGACGCTCTTGAAGATGCGCCTCAGGCAGCCTAATGGCCCCTGTGATCGTATCCGGTATGGTAATCGTAACTGACATACTGCCTCCTCGTTAGTGTCGCTGGCGTTCATTTCAACTGTTTCCAGACACCCTGCCTTACTCGCTCCTTGTTACAAAGTAATGTAGCAGGACAAATCCATCAAATCCAGCGAAAAGCCAAGAGAAAATGGGCAAGAGATGCGTGCCTTGGAACAAGGGCGTTGATTTTGGCGCAAATTAACAAAAATAAGTTTGCCGATTTTCCAGGGGTTGATTTTTCCGCCCTACCCTTACACTCAAGCATTTTTTCATGGTGGGTTGATTTCAGTCCCCTCCCCTCATGAATAATCACCTAAGAATGATCCAATTTTTGCCTGGCGGGCTCAACGGTTTCTGATGGCGAGGTGCCAGGTGGTTGATTTTCACCCATATAGTAGCGGAACAACAAGCAACACAATCTGAACAGGAGAAGAAAAATTATGAATTCTTGCACACTGCATGAACACTTAAGAAAGGCTGGAAAGTCGATTAGGGGAACCGCCCTGGAGATCGGCATCGAGCCGCATTTGATGAACGCTTATGTACATGGGAAGCGGCCCAACCAACGAAATGCCATGCGTGTCGCAACGGGTTTGGGCGTCGAGGTGCGTGAACTGTGGCCAAACTTCGATGAACTCCGGTCGTACTGACATGACAGCCCAAGACCTTGCCACACGCCTTGAGGCCCGCCGTACGGCAAACGGCTGGGAGGCCCGATGTCCTGCCCATGAAGACCATGACGCAAGCCTGAGCATCGCCGAAGGGAAGAACGGCTGCGTCCTGCTGAAGTGTCACGCCGGATGCGATATAAATGCGATATGTACCGCATTGAAAATCGACCTGCGTGACCTCTTTGCGACGAAACCCGACGCCCCCCGACAGACCCGCAAGCAGGGCAAGATCGTGGCGACCTACGACTACACAGACGCCGCAGGCAAACTGCTCTATCAGGTCTGTCGCTTTGAGCCCAAGGGTTTCCGGCAACGGCGACCGGATCCCAATAAGCCCGGCGCCTGGGCATGGAACATGGACGAACAGACGCGCGTACTGTATCGGCTGCCAGCCGTATTGAAGGCAAAGGACGAGGGCCGGGCCGTCTTCCTGGCCGAAGGCGAAAAGGACTGTGACGCACTGGCCTCGATCGGTCTGACCGCAACGTGCAACACCGGCGGGGCAGGTAAATGGTCGAACGGCTACACCGAATCACTGACCGGGGCCAAGGTGGTCATTCTCCCCGACCGTGATCAAGCCGGTCACCAACATGCCTCCCTTGTCTTGAAAGCGCTGACTGGTAAGGCGGAGTCCTGCTGCGTGGTCGAATTGCCCGACCGCGACGGCCATGCTGTGAAAGACGCTGCGGACTGGATAGCTGCCGGAGGAACGCTCGAGGAACTGCGTGAGATCGTACTCAATGCCCCGACATGGAAACCTCCTAAGGAAGCTGAGCCCACGCAAGCCGATGCAAAGATGCAGATGAACGGCAAGCCTTGCGTGATCCTTCCAGAGGGACCGTACAGCATATCGAGCGCCGGATTTAACCTGGGCACACTGCTCGCACGGACGAATTCCTTTTTCCTTCGCGGGGCGGCCGTTGTGAAGTTAGTGCAGGACCAAGACGCATTCCCTTTCCTGGAAGATGTCAAACCGGCTACACTTGCAAGTGACTTTGAGTCTGTGGCCGTGCTTGTGAGAATGAAAGGCAAGGAACCGAAGTTTGTCATCTGCCCGGAGCAAACCGCAAAACTGATTGCCTCCTCGTCCACATTCCGTGAGGCCCTGCCTCCTATCCATGTCTTGACCCGTTGTCCGGTTCTGATTGAACGGGCAGGAAGTCTGATGCAGGTAACTGGATACGACCGGGAAAGCGGAATCTTCGCCGGGGGGAAGTCAGCCGAGCCGATGGATTTAGCCGAAGCCCGTTACCAGCTTACTGAAGTTCTGGATGGCTTCCACTTCGCCACACCGGCAGACCGGGCACGCGCCCTAGCCGCAATGATCACCCCCGCTCTTGTCTTTGGTGGACTACTGAAAGGCCGAACCCCTGTCGATCTGGGTGAAGCCAACGCGAGCCAGACTGGTAAGGGGTACCGCAACAAGTTGACCGCCGCCATCTACTCGCAAAACATCAAAACCGTTACACAACAACGGGGCGGCGTAGGGAGCATGGAAGAAAGCTTCAACATGGCGTTGATTCGCGGGGCAAACTTCATTGCCTTGGATAATGTCCGGGGCAAGATCGATTCCCCGAGTTTTGAGAGTTTCCTGACTGAAGACACCTATCACGCCCGCGCCCCCTACCGTGAACCTGTCGAGATTGACCCCCGCCGTGTTGTCATCATGATGACATCCAACAAGGCTGACGTAACGACAGACCTGGCAAACCGTTCAAGTTGTGTCCGTCTGCTCAAGCAAGCGGAGGGATATGCCTTCAAATCCTATCCCGAAGGCGACATCCTGGAGCACGTCCGGGCTAATCAGCCCCGCTATTTGGGTGCCGTTTTCGCGATTGTTCAGGCCTGGGTCGCCGCCGGCCGTCCCAAGACGACCGAGACGCGCCATGACTTCCGTCCCTGGGCACAGACCCTGGATTGGATAACACGCAACCTACTGGATGCCGGTCCATTACTGGACGGCCACCGCGAGACTCAAGACCGAATGACAAACCCCGTCTTGAACTGGTTGCGCGACGTGGCAATTGACGTGATCCGAGCAAAACAAGCTGGTGCATGGTTAAGAGCGGGCGATTTAGTTGACCTTCTGGCAGAGACAGGTACGGAAACGCCAGGACTGCCCGAACTTGCCGACCTGACCGACCCCGAGACGCGCAAGTCTGCGCAACAGGCCACTGGTCGCAGAATGGGGTTATGCTTCCGGGCAAGCGATACTGTTCATCTTGACGGCATGACGATTGAGCGCCGGGAAATAGAGGACTTGGAGCGGCGGAAATCGAC of the bacterium genome contains:
- a CDS encoding UPF0175 family protein; this encodes MSVTITIPDTITGAIRLPEAHLQERLCEELAVTLYADGVLAFGKARELAGVGKFEFGQLLAKHGTPRHYTSEELEDDLKYAGCL
- a CDS encoding helix-turn-helix domain-containing protein, whose amino-acid sequence is MNSCTLHEHLRKAGKSIRGTALEIGIEPHLMNAYVHGKRPNQRNAMRVATGLGVEVRELWPNFDELRSY